A single genomic interval of Longimicrobiales bacterium harbors:
- the infA gene encoding translation initiation factor IF-1 produces the protein MAKQESIEVEGVVTEVLPDQNFRVKLENGHVVLCYAKGKMSKFKIRVLAGDRVTVELSPYDLSRGRITYRHKGDAPRPGA, from the coding sequence ATGGCGAAACAGGAATCCATTGAGGTAGAGGGTGTCGTAACGGAGGTGCTGCCGGACCAGAACTTCCGTGTCAAGCTGGAGAACGGGCACGTTGTGCTCTGCTATGCGAAGGGCAAGATGTCGAAGTTCAAGATCCGCGTCCTCGCAGGAGACCGGGTCACGGTCGAGCTGTCGCCGTACGATCTGTCACGGGGCCGCATCACATACCGCCACAAGGGCGACGCGCCGCGACCGGGCGCATAA